One Beggiatoa leptomitoformis DNA segment encodes these proteins:
- a CDS encoding aspartate-semialdehyde dehydrogenase — MSRRLFDVAVVGATGAVGETMMSILEERNFPIGNLYPVASNRSAGTRLQFKGKSVVVEDLEQFDFSKVQIGLFSPGASVSKIYAPKAGAAGCVVVDNTSQFRQDADIPLIVPEVNAHAIAQYKKHNIIANPNCSTIQMLVALKPIYDAVGIERINVATYQSVSGTGKEAIEELANQTAALLNGKPITADVYPKQIAFNVLPHIDVFMDNGYTKEEMKMVWETHKIMEDDKILVNPTAVRVPVFYGHSEAVHIETRDKITAEQARALLSKAPGIVVLDERVAGGYPTAVTEAAGKDPVFVGRIREDLSHPRGLNLWVVSDNIRKGAALNSIQIAEILIKDYI, encoded by the coding sequence ATGAGTCGTCGTTTGTTTGATGTTGCCGTTGTTGGTGCAACGGGTGCGGTGGGCGAAACCATGATGTCCATTTTAGAAGAACGGAATTTTCCCATTGGGAATTTATATCCTGTTGCTAGCAATCGTTCAGCGGGGACTCGCTTGCAGTTTAAAGGTAAAAGTGTAGTCGTTGAAGATTTAGAGCAATTCGACTTCAGTAAAGTGCAAATTGGCTTATTCTCCCCCGGTGCCTCAGTTTCTAAGATTTACGCACCAAAAGCGGGTGCTGCGGGCTGTGTGGTGGTGGATAATACGTCACAATTTCGTCAAGATGCCGATATTCCTCTGATTGTGCCTGAGGTAAATGCCCATGCTATTGCGCAGTATAAGAAACACAATATTATTGCCAATCCAAACTGTTCTACCATTCAAATGCTGGTTGCCTTAAAACCCATTTATGATGCTGTTGGTATTGAACGTATTAACGTTGCAACCTATCAATCTGTATCGGGTACAGGCAAAGAAGCCATTGAAGAGCTTGCAAATCAAACCGCAGCACTACTCAATGGTAAGCCCATTACGGCTGACGTTTACCCCAAACAAATCGCCTTTAATGTTTTACCTCATATTGATGTGTTTATGGATAACGGCTACACCAAAGAAGAAATGAAAATGGTGTGGGAAACACATAAAATCATGGAAGATGACAAGATTCTTGTCAATCCAACCGCAGTACGAGTACCTGTTTTTTACGGACATTCTGAAGCTGTCCATATTGAAACCCGCGATAAAATCACGGCTGAACAAGCACGTGCCTTACTCAGCAAAGCACCCGGTATTGTTGTATTAGATGAGCGTGTTGCTGGTGGTTATCCTACCGCAGTGACCGAGGCCGCTGGTAAAGACCCTGTGTTTGTGGGACGTATTCGTGAAGACCTTTCCCACCCTCGAGGCTTGAATCTATGGGTTGTTTCAGACAATATCCGTAAAGGTGCTGCCTTAAATAGTATTCAAATTGCAGAAATTTTAATAAAAGACTATATATAA
- the leuB gene encoding 3-isopropylmalate dehydrogenase — protein sequence MTKTIAILAGDGIGPEIMAEAVKVLNFLKTSHGLDIALEEGLVGGIAYDVKGHPLPPETLELAKRADAVMLGAVGGVKWEPLDISLRPEKGLLGLRSALNLFANLRPASIYPELADASPLKPEIVSGLDILIVRELTGDIYFGQPRGIRTLENGERQGFNTMVYSESEIERIAHVGFQSAQKRQKKLCSVDKANVLECTEFWREVVIRVGKQYPDVELSHLYVDNAAMQLVRYPKQFDVIVTTNIFGDILSDLASQLTGSIGMLPSASLDANNKGMYEPIHGSAPDIAGKGIANPLATILSVAMMLRFSLNRADLADKIETAVKKVLSDGLRTRDILGSATTTQYKLVNTQEMGAAVLNALQA from the coding sequence ATGACAAAGACCATAGCGATTTTAGCCGGTGATGGGATTGGACCTGAAATCATGGCGGAGGCTGTAAAAGTCCTTAACTTCTTAAAAACTTCTCATGGTTTAGATATTGCATTAGAAGAAGGATTGGTTGGCGGTATTGCTTATGATGTAAAAGGTCATCCGCTTCCCCCAGAAACCCTAGAACTGGCAAAACGGGCGGATGCCGTGATGTTAGGCGCGGTTGGGGGTGTAAAGTGGGAACCTTTAGATATTTCTTTGCGTCCTGAAAAGGGATTATTGGGTTTACGTTCTGCCCTGAATTTATTTGCAAACTTACGCCCAGCCTCTATTTATCCTGAATTAGCTGATGCGTCCCCCTTAAAGCCTGAAATTGTTTCAGGGTTAGATATTTTAATTGTGCGTGAATTAACAGGGGATATTTACTTTGGTCAACCACGTGGTATTCGCACCCTAGAAAATGGTGAGAGACAAGGTTTTAACACGATGGTGTATAGCGAAAGTGAAATCGAACGGATTGCTCACGTTGGTTTCCAAAGTGCGCAAAAACGCCAAAAGAAATTATGCTCTGTTGATAAAGCTAATGTTTTAGAATGTACTGAATTCTGGCGTGAAGTCGTTATTCGTGTTGGTAAACAATACCCTGACGTAGAACTGAGCCACTTATACGTGGACAATGCAGCCATGCAATTGGTTCGTTACCCAAAACAATTTGATGTGATTGTTACAACAAATATTTTCGGGGATATTCTATCTGACCTCGCCTCGCAATTAACGGGTTCTATCGGCATGTTACCATCTGCCTCATTAGACGCGAATAATAAAGGCATGTATGAACCTATTCATGGTTCTGCACCAGATATTGCGGGCAAAGGGATTGCAAACCCATTAGCCACTATTTTATCCGTTGCGATGATGTTGCGGTTTAGTTTAAACCGTGCAGATTTAGCGGATAAAATTGAAACCGCAGTGAAAAAAGTATTGAGTGATGGGTTACGCACGCGCGATATTTTAGGCAGTGCAACAACAACGCAATACAAACTGGTTAATACCCAAGAAATGGGCGCGGCCGTGTTAAACGCCTTACAAGCCTAA
- the leuD gene encoding 3-isopropylmalate dehydratase small subunit gives MQAFTTLDGLVAPLDRVNVDTDAIIPKQFLKSIHRTGFGPYLFDEWRYLDHGEPGQDCTNRPLNKEFVLNQPRYAGAEVLLTRQNFGCGSSREHAPWALLDYGFRTLIAPSYADIFYNNCFKNGVLPIILDEATIDKLFKEVTSSEGYRLLIDLSAQTITTPSKTTIPFTVDAFRKYCLLNGLDDIGLTLQHAAEISTYENQRKQKAAWLF, from the coding sequence ATGCAAGCATTTACAACACTTGATGGTTTAGTTGCCCCGTTAGATCGTGTTAATGTAGATACGGACGCGATTATTCCAAAACAATTTTTAAAATCCATCCATCGCACGGGTTTTGGTCCTTATTTATTCGACGAATGGCGGTATTTAGACCATGGCGAACCCGGTCAAGACTGCACAAACCGCCCACTGAATAAAGAGTTTGTGTTAAATCAACCTCGCTATGCGGGCGCGGAAGTCTTACTAACACGACAAAATTTTGGATGTGGTTCAAGTCGTGAACACGCGCCTTGGGCATTACTGGATTATGGTTTTCGTACCCTTATCGCTCCCAGTTACGCAGATATTTTTTATAATAACTGCTTCAAAAACGGTGTATTGCCTATTATTTTAGATGAGGCAACTATCGACAAACTGTTTAAAGAAGTGACCAGCTCAGAAGGCTATCGTTTGTTAATTGACCTTTCTGCGCAAACCATCACAACACCCAGTAAAACAACTATTCCATTTACAGTGGATGCCTTTAGAAAATACTGCTTGTTAAATGGTTTAGATGATATCGGTTTAACATTGCAACATGCGGCTGAAATCAGCACGTATGAAAACCAACGCAAGCAAAAAGCGGCGTGGCTGTTCTAA
- the tyrS gene encoding tyrosine--tRNA ligase: MATAAEALAQIKQGVHELLLEPELITKLARGKPLRVKAGFDPTAPDLHLGHTVLINKLRHFQMLGHQVIFLIGDFTGMIGDPTGKNVTRQPLTREQVLENAKTYQAQIFKILDPEKTETRFNSEWMNELGTVGMIQLAAKYNVARMLERDDFHKRYTTGQSIAIHEFLYPLVQGYDSVALKSDIELGGTDQTFNLLVGRELQKQYGQEPQVVLTMPILEGLDGVQKMSKSLGNYIGIQEPASEIFGKLMSISDNLMWRYIDLLSFKTPAEIQQWKSCVKQGGNPRDVKVAFSQEIVTRFHNAPAAEQAYTDFVARFKQKEIPDDLPETTLTLAGKPSLPIANLLKEAGLTASTSDALRMIAAGAVKIDGEKISDKGLQIAANTQHVYQVGKRHFAKVSVVE; this comes from the coding sequence ATGGCTACCGCAGCGGAAGCATTAGCACAAATTAAACAAGGCGTTCACGAATTACTGCTCGAACCTGAATTAATCACCAAGTTAGCGCGGGGTAAACCCTTGCGCGTTAAAGCAGGATTTGACCCAACCGCACCCGATTTACATTTAGGACATACCGTACTAATTAATAAATTACGTCATTTCCAAATGTTAGGTCATCAGGTTATTTTCTTAATTGGTGATTTTACAGGTATGATAGGCGACCCAACAGGAAAAAATGTTACTCGTCAGCCACTTACTCGTGAACAAGTTTTAGAAAATGCTAAAACCTATCAGGCACAAATTTTTAAGATTTTAGACCCTGAAAAAACCGAAACACGTTTTAATTCCGAATGGATGAATGAACTAGGCACAGTTGGCATGATTCAACTAGCCGCAAAATATAACGTTGCCCGTATGTTAGAACGGGATGATTTTCACAAACGTTATACAACAGGTCAATCCATTGCGATTCACGAATTTCTATACCCATTAGTTCAAGGCTATGATTCTGTTGCATTAAAATCCGATATAGAACTGGGTGGCACAGACCAAACATTTAATTTACTGGTAGGACGTGAATTACAAAAACAGTATGGACAAGAACCACAAGTCGTCTTAACCATGCCTATTTTAGAAGGCTTAGACGGTGTACAAAAAATGTCCAAATCGCTGGGTAATTACATTGGTATTCAAGAACCTGCTAGCGAAATTTTTGGCAAACTCATGTCCATTTCTGACAATTTGATGTGGCGATATATTGATCTGTTGAGTTTTAAAACACCTGCGGAAATTCAGCAATGGAAATCATGTGTTAAACAAGGGGGAAATCCCCGTGATGTGAAAGTAGCATTTTCGCAAGAAATTGTAACCCGTTTTCACAACGCACCTGCCGCAGAACAAGCCTATACTGATTTTGTAGCACGCTTTAAACAAAAAGAAATCCCTGATGATTTACCAGAAACAACCTTAACATTAGCAGGAAAGCCTTCATTGCCCATTGCTAATTTGTTAAAAGAAGCGGGATTAACCGCTAGTACTTCCGATGCCTTGCGAATGATTGCTGCGGGCGCGGTAAAAATTGATGGTGAAAAAATCAGTGATAAGGGCTTACAAATTGCGGCGAACACCCAACATGTTTATCAAGTTGGAAAACGTCACTTTGCGAAAGTAAGCGTAGTAGAATAA
- a CDS encoding phage tail protein, producing the protein MMDPILGMVCLFPWNWDTAGWAKCNGRLLQISQNPALYSLLGNEFGGTPGQTFALPSIPAIKTANGGDVDYYIATQGVYPYRE; encoded by the coding sequence ATGATGGATCCTATTCTTGGTATGGTTTGTTTGTTCCCTTGGAATTGGGATACAGCGGGTTGGGCAAAATGTAACGGACGTTTGTTACAAATTTCTCAAAACCCAGCACTTTATTCTCTATTAGGCAACGAGTTCGGTGGAACACCGGGGCAGACTTTTGCGCTACCTAGTATCCCAGCGATTAAAACAGCTAATGGTGGTGATGTTGACTACTATATTGCGACTCAAGGTGTCTATCCTTATCGGGAATGA